One Myxococcaceae bacterium JPH2 DNA window includes the following coding sequences:
- a CDS encoding efflux RND transporter permease subunit — protein sequence MELLRRHAPGLLVLLGALCIGGAVAGMHLPGGLYPEVTFPRIVVVATVPGASARTMQLSVTRPVEEGLSTVIGVRRVRSRTIRAASEVSLWFEPQADMDRSLGLINARLAELRGSLPSDVTLTAERLLPSSFPIQTLAVTGTAEPARLRDFALYTLRPMLAGLPGVGRVEVMGGDVRELRIEVDPRKLEQAGLDLATVATAVGDALKLEPAGRVDVHYQQELVVVRGPVDDPGRLVELVVGGSDTAPIRLGDVARVEEGHADRLSRTFANSRPAVLVSIGRRPQADAIALAKDIERELNALTPALPPGVEVRVSYNQVDLIARSVSHVRDEVALGGLLTLAVVGLFLRSWRPMLAAAVALPATLWMTLGALWMSGGTLNLMSLGGLAVAIGLVVDDAVVVVEAVHRRMSEGMERWAATADALREVAWPVTNSTLTTVVVFAPLALLSGVAGQFFSALAFTLCAAVVFSLGIAVTLTPLLCGTLLRPQSGHAHEAPGAGLYARTLVQVARHPARTLAVVALVTALLGGLAWGVGTGFLPELDEGAFVVDYFTPTGTSVDEAERLGHQLEEVLASLPEVEGTSRRLGAELGPPAATESSLGDITVALKPSRDRPGEQVIEEAREKVEAAVPGVRVEFVELLQDVLSDLEGNPDPVEVKLQGTDLDALRAFAPQVAERLKDIPGLADLYDGVAGCTPEVHLDVDLRAAGQLGLTVQDLATQVRTAMLGQVAGSVPKEGRWMEARVSLRDSDRLDAQVLEHLRVRTPAGASVPVLQVAHMRRECLPSELLTDNLRPLVAVTGRLEGRDLGSVTADVQARLAGLVPPPGIDLRLGGLRESQHESFVSLVWVLLLAAVGVFWVLTVHFRSLVLPCLILGAVPIALAAGVACLRVTGVPLNVSSLMGCILLVGLVVKNGILLLDRAEEGREAGMDPRSAVVLAAQVRLRPILMTTLATLLGLFPLALGLGEGGELQRPLAVTVLGGLALSTLMVLIALPAAYLLVRRAGQSPPQVSP from the coding sequence GCGGGCTCTACCCGGAGGTGACCTTCCCTCGCATCGTCGTCGTCGCGACGGTGCCGGGCGCGAGCGCTCGGACCATGCAGCTCTCGGTGACGCGCCCGGTGGAGGAGGGGCTGTCCACGGTCATCGGAGTGCGTCGGGTTCGCTCGCGCACCATCCGCGCCGCGAGCGAGGTCTCGCTCTGGTTCGAGCCGCAGGCGGACATGGACCGCTCCCTGGGGTTGATCAACGCGAGGCTGGCGGAGCTGCGCGGCTCGCTCCCGTCGGACGTGACGCTGACGGCGGAGCGACTCCTGCCGTCGTCCTTCCCCATCCAGACGCTCGCGGTGACGGGCACGGCCGAGCCCGCGAGGTTGCGAGACTTCGCGCTGTACACGCTGCGCCCGATGCTCGCCGGCTTGCCGGGAGTGGGGCGCGTGGAGGTGATGGGCGGCGACGTGCGCGAGCTGCGCATCGAGGTGGATCCACGCAAGCTGGAGCAGGCGGGGCTGGACCTCGCCACGGTGGCCACCGCGGTAGGCGACGCACTCAAGCTGGAGCCCGCGGGCCGAGTGGACGTGCACTACCAGCAGGAGTTGGTGGTGGTGCGCGGTCCGGTGGATGACCCGGGACGGTTGGTGGAGCTGGTGGTGGGAGGTTCGGACACCGCTCCGATTCGACTGGGAGACGTGGCCCGAGTGGAGGAGGGGCACGCGGACAGGTTGTCGCGAACGTTCGCGAACAGTCGGCCCGCGGTGTTGGTGAGCATCGGTCGAAGGCCCCAAGCCGACGCCATCGCGCTGGCGAAGGACATCGAGCGCGAGCTGAATGCGCTGACACCCGCGCTGCCGCCGGGCGTCGAGGTCCGAGTGTCCTACAACCAGGTGGACCTCATCGCGCGCTCGGTGTCGCACGTGCGCGACGAGGTGGCGTTGGGAGGGCTGCTCACGCTCGCGGTGGTGGGGCTATTCCTGCGCTCATGGCGGCCGATGCTGGCGGCGGCGGTGGCGTTGCCGGCCACGCTGTGGATGACGCTCGGCGCGCTCTGGATGTCGGGGGGCACGCTGAACCTGATGTCACTGGGTGGGCTCGCGGTGGCCATCGGGTTGGTGGTGGATGACGCGGTCGTGGTGGTGGAGGCCGTGCATCGTCGGATGAGCGAGGGCATGGAGCGCTGGGCCGCGACCGCCGACGCGCTTCGAGAGGTCGCGTGGCCCGTCACCAACTCCACGCTGACGACGGTCGTGGTGTTCGCGCCGCTGGCCTTGCTGTCGGGAGTGGCCGGACAGTTCTTCTCCGCGCTCGCGTTCACGCTGTGCGCGGCGGTGGTGTTCTCGCTGGGCATCGCGGTCACGCTGACGCCGTTGCTGTGCGGCACCTTGCTGCGTCCCCAGTCGGGACACGCACACGAGGCACCCGGTGCCGGGCTCTACGCCAGGACCCTGGTGCAAGTGGCCAGGCATCCCGCGAGGACGCTGGCGGTCGTGGCTCTGGTGACCGCGCTGCTGGGCGGACTGGCCTGGGGAGTGGGAACGGGCTTCCTTCCTGAACTCGACGAGGGGGCCTTCGTGGTGGACTACTTCACGCCCACGGGGACCTCGGTGGACGAGGCGGAGCGATTGGGCCATCAGCTCGAGGAGGTCCTCGCCAGCCTCCCCGAGGTCGAAGGCACGAGCCGTCGATTGGGCGCGGAGCTGGGGCCGCCCGCGGCCACGGAGTCCTCCCTGGGGGACATCACGGTGGCGTTGAAGCCCTCGCGCGATCGCCCCGGCGAACAAGTCATCGAGGAGGCCCGCGAGAAGGTCGAGGCGGCGGTCCCAGGCGTGCGGGTGGAGTTCGTCGAGTTGCTCCAGGACGTGCTCTCCGACCTGGAGGGGAACCCGGATCCGGTGGAAGTGAAGCTCCAAGGCACGGACCTGGATGCACTCAGAGCCTTCGCGCCGCAAGTGGCCGAGCGCCTCAAGGACATCCCGGGGCTGGCGGACCTCTACGACGGAGTCGCGGGTTGCACCCCCGAGGTCCACCTGGACGTGGATCTCCGAGCCGCGGGCCAACTTGGGCTGACGGTGCAGGACCTGGCCACGCAGGTGCGCACGGCGATGTTGGGACAAGTCGCAGGCTCCGTGCCCAAAGAGGGGCGCTGGATGGAGGCCCGGGTGAGCCTGCGAGATTCGGATCGCCTGGACGCGCAGGTGTTGGAGCACTTGCGAGTGAGGACGCCCGCGGGAGCATCCGTGCCAGTGCTGCAGGTGGCGCACATGCGGCGCGAGTGCCTGCCCTCCGAGTTGCTGACAGACAATCTCAGGCCACTGGTGGCGGTGACAGGTCGCTTGGAGGGACGGGACCTGGGCAGCGTGACGGCGGATGTGCAAGCACGGCTCGCGGGACTGGTTCCGCCACCAGGAATCGATCTGCGCCTGGGAGGGCTGCGCGAGAGTCAGCACGAGTCCTTCGTGTCCCTGGTGTGGGTGTTGTTGCTGGCCGCCGTGGGCGTGTTCTGGGTGCTGACGGTTCATTTCCGCAGCCTCGTCCTGCCGTGCCTGATCCTCGGCGCGGTACCGATTGCGCTCGCGGCCGGAGTGGCCTGTCTGCGAGTGACGGGAGTCCCGCTCAACGTCTCCTCGTTGATGGGCTGCATCCTGCTGGTGGGCCTGGTGGTGAAGAACGGCATCCTCCTGCTCGACCGAGCGGAGGAGGGTCGCGAAGCCGGAATGGATCCGAGAAGCGCGGTAGTGCTCGCGGCCCAGGTCAGACTGCGTCCCATCCTCATGACCACGCTGGCCACGCTGCTGGGCTTGTTTCCGCTGGCGCTGGGCCTGGGCGAGGGAGGAGAACTCCAGCGCCCCTTGGCGGTCACTGTCCTAGGGGGCCTCGCGCTCTCGACCCTGATGGTCCTGATCGCCTTGCCAGCGGCCTACCTCCTGGTCCGTCGAGCAGGCCAATCCCCACCGCAAGTCAGCCCCTGA